Proteins from a genomic interval of Thermoanaerobacterium thermosaccharolyticum DSM 571:
- a CDS encoding flagellar motor protein, whose protein sequence is MDFSTLLGIIVGFGSLIFAFVLEGGSVSSLIGLSAAIIVLGGTIGATMTSFSMKDILKLPKLIGKAFKEEGNKYLDIIKYFVYLSQKARSEGLLSLEQELQSDEIKNYDPILKDCIELVIDGADIELIKTTMENRIYIEDKALKKEASMFEAAGGYSPTMGIIGTVMGLVHVLGNLSQPDKLGPSIAVAFIATLYGVSMANLVWLPIGEKLKNKAQIKKTEKEIILEGSLSLQAGENPKIVEKKLMTFVVEKDTVSEESGLKGEVANEKI, encoded by the coding sequence ATGGATTTTTCAACATTACTAGGAATAATTGTAGGGTTCGGTTCACTTATTTTTGCGTTTGTATTGGAAGGTGGAAGTGTATCATCTCTTATTGGTTTATCGGCAGCAATTATAGTTTTGGGTGGAACTATAGGAGCCACTATGACTTCATTTTCAATGAAAGATATATTGAAATTGCCAAAACTTATTGGCAAGGCTTTTAAAGAAGAAGGCAATAAGTATTTAGATATAATTAAGTATTTTGTTTATCTTTCTCAAAAGGCCAGAAGCGAAGGACTATTGAGCTTGGAGCAGGAGTTGCAGTCTGATGAGATAAAAAATTACGATCCCATTTTAAAAGATTGCATAGAGCTAGTTATAGATGGCGCTGACATCGAGTTAATAAAGACTACTATGGAAAACAGAATATACATAGAAGATAAAGCATTGAAGAAAGAAGCGAGCATGTTTGAAGCAGCCGGTGGGTATTCTCCTACTATGGGTATCATAGGTACAGTTATGGGACTTGTCCATGTTTTAGGTAATTTGAGCCAGCCTGACAAACTTGGACCATCAATAGCTGTTGCTTTTATAGCTACATTATATGGCGTTAGTATGGCAAACCTTGTTTGGCTGCCTATAGGAGAAAAACTTAAAAATAAAGCTCAAATCAAAAAAACAGAAAAGGAAATAATTTTGGAAGGCAGTCTTTCATTGCAGGCAGGTGAAAATCCAAAGATCGTTGAAAAGAAACTGATGACCTTTGTGGTAGAAAAAGATACAGTTTCCGAAGAATCAGGCTTGAAAGGTGAAGTTGCCAATGAGAAGATTTGA
- a CDS encoding redox-sensing transcriptional repressor Rex, whose amino-acid sequence MTKKTIVPMPVIRRLPRYHRYLEELLKNDVKRISSRELSEKMGVTASQIRQDLNNYGGFGQQGYGYNVEELYNTLTKILGLDKTYSTIIIGAGNLGQAIANYTNFERTGFNLKGIFDINPKLFGLKIRDIEIMDVDNLEDFLASNKIDIAILCIPKDNSQIMADRLIKSGIKAIWNFSPIDLKVPDDVILENVHLSDSLLTLSYRINEENLLKTKVEEK is encoded by the coding sequence ATGACTAAAAAGACAATAGTGCCAATGCCGGTAATAAGAAGGCTGCCGCGATATCATAGATATTTAGAAGAGCTTTTAAAAAATGATGTAAAAAGGATTTCTTCCAGAGAATTAAGTGAAAAGATGGGTGTTACAGCATCACAAATAAGGCAGGATCTCAATAATTACGGCGGATTTGGGCAGCAGGGATACGGATATAATGTAGAAGAATTGTACAATACTTTAACTAAGATTCTTGGACTTGACAAAACCTACAGTACAATTATTATCGGTGCTGGTAATCTAGGACAGGCTATTGCAAATTATACAAATTTTGAGAGAACTGGGTTTAATTTAAAGGGAATATTCGATATTAATCCAAAATTGTTTGGACTTAAGATCAGAGATATAGAGATAATGGATGTTGATAATTTGGAAGATTTTTTGGCTAGCAATAAGATAGACATTGCTATATTGTGCATTCCAAAGGATAACTCACAAATTATGGCAGATAGATTAATTAAATCAGGAATTAAGGCTATATGGAATTTTTCACCGATAGATTTAAAAGTTCCTGATGATGTGATACTTGAAAATGTTCATTTAAGCGACAGTTTGTTGACGTTGTCTTATCGAATAAATGAGGAGAATTTACTTAAGACAAAAGTTGAAGAAAAATAA
- a CDS encoding ATP-binding cassette domain-containing protein, whose amino-acid sequence MAIITANNVSLSYGINTILENISFIVNEGDKIGVVGDNGAGKSTLFKLIVKDLQPDSGNISMPLINIGYLEQNAYISSSKSIYDEVKTVFLDTINLEKNIKDLEKEIACTKDESKLNKLLNDYSKLTDEYNKREGYSIDSRVRGVLIGLGFQPQQFDTPVSVLSGGQKTRLMLAKALLKNPDVLLLDEPTNHLDIPSIEWLEQYLKFYRGTVLVISHDRFFLDRIANKIFEIENKTLRSYEGNYSEYVKKKNEELNIKIKAYEEQQKEIKRIQEMIMIQKNRRREKSVKMAESKQKLLDKMEKIDKPVINSGTIKLSFDFDEKSGNDILKVADLSLSFDRPIFHDISFEVYKGDRIAILGPNGVGKTSLLKIIVGELKNYEGSVNLGTNVIIGYYQQEFTNLNDDKMVIDEIWDENPYLSQTEIRTLLGSFLFSGDDVFKIIGKLSGGEKARVSLLKLILSKANFLLLDEPTNHLDLKSKEVLEKALLDFGGTLLFVSHDRYFIDKIATKVLELSSDSIKEYYGNYSYYVEKKNENNKSEEEQEKKTKTQIKNEKIRERLKQKEAKKQKEYLSSIENEIIETEGMIKELEEKMCDPDIYKSGEIIDIQSKYNMLKEKLENLYEEWEKLSG is encoded by the coding sequence ATGGCTATAATAACAGCAAACAACGTAAGTTTGTCATACGGAATAAATACAATTTTAGAAAATATATCTTTTATCGTAAATGAAGGCGATAAGATCGGAGTTGTTGGAGATAACGGGGCGGGAAAATCGACGCTTTTTAAGCTGATAGTAAAAGATTTGCAACCAGACAGTGGAAATATATCGATGCCTTTGATCAATATAGGTTACCTTGAGCAAAATGCATATATAAGCAGTTCTAAATCCATATACGATGAAGTTAAAACGGTCTTTTTAGACACTATAAATCTTGAAAAGAACATCAAGGATTTAGAAAAAGAGATAGCCTGCACAAAAGATGAATCTAAACTAAATAAATTGCTTAATGATTATTCAAAACTTACAGATGAGTACAACAAACGAGAAGGATATTCCATTGACAGCAGAGTTAGAGGCGTATTAATCGGGCTAGGTTTTCAACCTCAGCAATTTGATACACCTGTTTCAGTATTAAGCGGTGGACAGAAGACAAGGCTTATGCTGGCAAAGGCGCTACTTAAAAATCCAGATGTACTTCTTCTTGACGAGCCTACAAACCATCTTGACATACCTTCAATAGAATGGTTAGAGCAATACTTAAAGTTTTATAGAGGTACTGTTTTAGTCATATCTCATGACAGATTTTTCCTAGATAGGATTGCAAACAAGATATTTGAGATTGAAAATAAGACATTAAGATCGTATGAAGGCAACTATTCTGAATACGTAAAGAAAAAAAATGAAGAGCTAAATATTAAGATAAAAGCCTATGAAGAACAGCAAAAGGAAATAAAAAGAATTCAAGAAATGATAATGATACAAAAAAACCGGCGCCGTGAGAAATCTGTAAAAATGGCTGAAAGCAAGCAAAAATTGCTGGATAAAATGGAGAAAATTGATAAGCCAGTAATAAATAGTGGTACAATTAAGCTTTCGTTTGATTTTGATGAAAAAAGCGGAAATGATATATTAAAAGTCGCTGATCTATCACTAAGCTTTGATAGGCCTATATTTCACGATATAAGCTTTGAAGTTTACAAAGGCGATAGAATTGCTATTCTTGGTCCTAATGGAGTAGGAAAAACATCCCTCCTTAAAATCATTGTCGGTGAATTAAAGAATTACGAAGGCAGCGTAAATCTTGGCACAAATGTCATCATTGGCTACTATCAGCAGGAGTTTACGAACTTGAATGATGATAAAATGGTCATCGATGAAATATGGGACGAAAACCCCTATCTTTCCCAGACTGAAATAAGGACTTTATTAGGTTCATTTCTCTTCAGCGGTGATGATGTATTTAAAATAATAGGTAAGTTAAGCGGAGGCGAAAAGGCCCGCGTATCATTGTTAAAACTTATACTGTCAAAAGCAAATTTTCTCCTGCTGGATGAGCCTACAAATCACCTTGATTTAAAATCTAAAGAGGTACTTGAAAAAGCCTTGTTGGATTTTGGCGGTACGCTTTTGTTTGTATCCCACGACAGATACTTTATAGACAAAATAGCAACAAAAGTATTGGAACTGTCAAGTGATTCTATTAAAGAATATTACGGAAATTACTCATACTATGTGGAAAAGAAAAACGAGAATAATAAATCTGAAGAAGAGCAGGAAAAAAAGACAAAGACGCAAATTAAAAATGAAAAAATCCGGGAAAGGTTAAAACAAAAAGAGGCCAAAAAGCAAAAAGAATACTTATCAAGCATTGAAAATGAAATAATCGAGACTGAAGGTATGATAAAAGAATTGGAAGAAAAAATGTGCGATCCTGATATATATAAAAGTGGAGAAATAATTGATATACAGTCAAAATACAACATGTTAAAGGAAAAATTAGAAAATCTATATGAAGAATGGGAAAAATTAAGCGGGTAG
- a CDS encoding D-2-hydroxyacid dehydrogenase codes for MKNILFLSKVNSKYIEEMQKIAPQFNVICLDDKKDAYKYIKDTEVLVCFDGDADAEFIHNAENLKWIHLLSAGADAMPFDVLKERKIILTNSKGVHKYQISEQVLGYMLLFERALNYFIRKQMNREWDKSVRVSELYGKSVCILGVGSIGEEIARIAREFGMKTIGVRKSGNISQFIDEMYTNDNMIYAVSKADYVICALPLTDETYHLLGKDFFKNMKNDAVFINIGRGKVVDESSLIDALKNKTIRGAALDVFEEEPLSKESPLWDMENVIITPHTAGISPHYMERGIEIIKHNIKAYLGDGDFINRVDLEKQY; via the coding sequence ATGAAAAACATACTCTTTTTATCAAAAGTAAATAGCAAGTATATAGAAGAAATGCAAAAAATTGCGCCACAGTTTAATGTGATTTGCTTGGATGATAAAAAAGATGCTTACAAGTATATAAAAGACACAGAAGTATTAGTTTGTTTTGATGGTGATGCAGACGCTGAATTTATACATAACGCCGAAAATCTTAAGTGGATTCACCTGTTAAGCGCCGGTGCTGATGCAATGCCGTTTGATGTATTAAAAGAACGAAAAATCATATTGACTAATTCAAAAGGAGTTCATAAGTATCAGATATCAGAGCAAGTTTTAGGATACATGCTTTTATTTGAAAGGGCATTAAATTACTTTATTAGAAAGCAAATGAATAGGGAATGGGACAAGTCTGTAAGAGTTTCAGAATTATATGGCAAGTCTGTTTGTATATTGGGTGTCGGAAGCATAGGCGAAGAAATAGCCAGAATAGCCAGAGAATTTGGCATGAAGACAATAGGTGTCAGAAAGTCAGGTAATATAAGCCAGTTTATAGACGAGATGTATACAAATGACAATATGATTTATGCGGTTTCAAAAGCTGATTACGTAATTTGTGCCCTTCCGTTGACTGATGAAACATATCATCTGCTGGGCAAAGATTTCTTTAAAAATATGAAAAATGATGCTGTTTTTATAAATATTGGCAGAGGAAAAGTTGTAGATGAATCTTCTTTGATAGATGCATTAAAAAATAAGACTATAAGGGGAGCTGCACTGGATGTTTTTGAGGAAGAGCCTCTTTCAAAAGAAAGTCCTCTTTGGGATATGGAGAATGTCATTATAACGCCACATACTGCTGGCATATCGCCTCATTACATGGAAAGAGGGATTGAGATAATAAAGCATAACATAAAAGCTTATTTAGGTGACGGAGACTTTATAAATCGAGTTGATTTAGAAAAGCAATATTAA
- a CDS encoding OmpA/MotB family protein, which yields MRRFDDNDEKKVNNERWLLTYSDMITLLMIFFIVLYTISTVNSQKFQQIAASLGKTFDGTNYVVGQYSGNSILDSIKTTNNTSTDNTIESQLDKLIKQNNLQNMVTYKVDERGFVISLNDTLLFDTGSADVKPDQKATLIKIGNILKAMPNYIRVEGYTDNVPINNSQFHSNWELSVIRATNVVEILVNDVKIDPAKISAVGYGEYRPIVPNDSDKNRQLNRRVDIVIMNSDYNKWEPNQ from the coding sequence ATGAGAAGATTTGATGATAATGACGAAAAAAAAGTCAACAATGAAAGATGGCTGCTTACATATTCTGATATGATAACATTGCTTATGATATTTTTTATCGTTTTATACACCATAAGTACAGTTAACTCACAAAAGTTCCAACAAATTGCTGCATCTTTAGGAAAAACTTTTGATGGTACTAATTATGTAGTAGGTCAGTACAGTGGAAATAGCATTCTCGATAGTATAAAAACAACAAATAATACAAGTACTGATAACACAATTGAGTCTCAATTAGACAAGCTTATTAAGCAGAACAACCTGCAGAATATGGTTACATACAAAGTTGACGAAAGAGGCTTTGTGATAAGTTTAAACGATACTTTACTCTTTGATACTGGTTCTGCAGACGTAAAACCAGATCAAAAAGCAACATTGATAAAAATTGGGAATATATTAAAGGCAATGCCTAATTACATTCGCGTTGAAGGATATACAGACAACGTGCCTATAAATAATAGTCAGTTTCATTCAAATTGGGAATTGTCCGTTATAAGAGCTACTAACGTTGTGGAGATACTTGTAAATGATGTTAAGATTGATCCGGCTAAAATATCTGCTGTTGGATATGGTGAATATAGGCCAATAGTGCCAAATGACAGTGATAAAAACAGGCAACTTAATAGAAGAGTAGATATCGTAATCATGAACAGCGATTATAATAAATGGGAGCCAAACCAGTGA